The Nitrospiria bacterium genomic interval TTCTACCGACTATTTTTGAAATACTTTTTTTAAAAGATCAGTAACCCGTGCGGGAGGATCAGTTCTTATCTTTTCCTCCTCACGGGCTATCATATAAAAAAGCCCATCCAGTGATTTATTGGTTACATAGTTGTCGAGGTCAAGGGTTTCTTCCTTAACAAAAGGCAATGATGTATATTTATCCATCATATCTTTATAAAAACGAGTTACACCGATGTCGTTCATACTCGATGAAACAGCAGGTCTGAAGGCATTATAAAGTTTATCCCATTTTTTTAACTTGAAATAATCCGTGGCTGCTGTGTTCCCTCCGTTTAATATCTCTTTGGCATCTTCGAAGGTCATTTCCTTTAATGCATTTACAAAGTACGATGTTGCTTGAGGTGCAGACTTTTCAGCCGCCCGGTTCATACTGATTATGAAATTATCAACTTGTTCTTGAAAGCCCACCGTAGCAAGAACGTCTGCCACTTTCTGAATTTTTTCAGGCATAGGTATTTTTATGGCTTGATTTGCCAAGTATCCGTCAATGCTTGAAACCTTTTTTACAGCCTTATCAGTGCCTAAGGAAAGGGCTTCTTTAAGGCCTGAGATCACTGTCTTGTCCTCAAGTCCCTGCTGCGACGAAAGATCAAGGTTTTCCATAATGTTATCTAAAAACCCAGCCTTACTTGGAGAAGCTGAAAAAATAAGAACATATAAAATGATAAAGTAAGATTTTTTCATTTTGACTTCCTTTTTTCTAAAGAGTTTTTTGGGAATCAAAGAGGTATTTCCTTTAGATGCGAGGCCCAACTTCAAAGAAAACCTTCCCTTACACCAATAAAGGAACCCCAGACTATGCCTTTTTGTCTCATTTTTCATTCAAAAGACCGTGGAGAGGAGTTTGTGGAAGGTTTTGGAAAAAAAAAAGAGTTCAATGCAAGTTTTCCCTTTTAGATCTCCTTTTATTCTTTTTGAAAGTTAAAAAATTAGTTATCCACACTTAAATAAGTAAATCGCGGGAGGGACTTGGATCGGACCAAAGGAATGAATTGAAATATTTATAGAAAGAGTAAATAATGAAGCGTTTTTGGTTTCCGGATTTCCGCTGGCGCGGGAATGACGTGCTCGATTTTTAAAAAAGTATTTCGAGGATACATTAATAGAGGAAATCGACGTTATACCCCCCGTGGTGTTTGGCGCAATACCCACCGGTTTCATAAGCAAAAGTTTCTGTTCCAATTTGTATGGATTAATAGGTTCAGGCCGAACCCGGGTTTCC includes:
- a CDS encoding DUF4197 domain-containing protein, with protein sequence MKKSYFIILYVLIFSASPSKAGFLDNIMENLDLSSQQGLEDKTVISGLKEALSLGTDKAVKKVSSIDGYLANQAIKIPMPEKIQKVADVLATVGFQEQVDNFIISMNRAAEKSAPQATSYFVNALKEMTFEDAKEILNGGNTAATDYFKLKKWDKLYNAFRPAVSSSMNDIGVTRFYKDMMDKYTSLPFVKEETLDLDNYVTNKSLDGLFYMIAREEEKIRTDPPARVTDLLKKVFQK